In a genomic window of Tenuifilum sp. 4138str:
- the recQ gene encoding DNA helicase RecQ, whose amino-acid sequence MKVDASEISLKEYLNKYFGFTTFKGNQEAIIRNVLAGNDTFVLMPTGGGKSLCYQLPALILDGTAIIISPLIALMKNQVDNMRSFVVEDGVAHFLNSSLNKAQIQKVKDDIMAGTTKMLYVAPESLTKEENVQFLRQVKISFYAIDEAHCISEWGHDFRPEYRRIRPIINEIGQAPLIALTATATPKVQHDIQKNLGMLNATVFKSSFNRPNLYYEVRPKVNAVKEIIKYIKNNPGKSGIIYCLSRKKVEEMAEVLKVNGIKALPYHAGMDASTRSENQDKFLMEEVDVIVATIAFGMGIDKPDVRFVIHYDIPKSLEGYYQETGRAGRDGGEGQCITFYSYKDIQKLEKFMQGKPVSEQEIGKQLLLETVSYAESSMCRRKTLLNYFGEEFTEDNCNSCDNCLNPKTQFDGQDELQMVLETILAVNQKFKADHIVNILTGNVTAAVKSYKHNQLDTFGEGTDKDPMFWNSIIRQALVMKYIDKDIENYGLLMVTQKGKDFLEKPQEVMFTLDQRYEEGDDDEAIGLSPDKAGGGAADDELLNMLKELRKKMAKKLNLPPFVIFQDPSLEDMAIQYPITIDELQNISGVGAGKARRFGKEFVELIKAYVEEKEIIRPQDMVVKSVANKSLLKVFIIQSIDRKMDFEDIAEAKNLEMDELLTEIEAIVNSGTRINIDYYINKVIDEDKQEEIFDYFRNEAQTESIEEAMAALGDDDITEEEIRLMRIKFMSEMGN is encoded by the coding sequence ATGAAAGTTGATGCATCGGAAATCTCGTTAAAAGAGTACCTGAACAAGTATTTCGGGTTTACCACCTTCAAAGGTAACCAGGAGGCTATCATTAGGAATGTTCTTGCCGGAAACGACACCTTTGTACTTATGCCTACAGGCGGAGGTAAATCGTTATGCTACCAGCTTCCGGCACTTATACTGGATGGTACGGCCATAATCATATCGCCACTCATCGCCCTGATGAAGAATCAGGTAGATAATATGCGTAGCTTTGTGGTTGAAGATGGTGTAGCGCATTTTCTTAACTCATCGCTAAACAAGGCGCAGATACAGAAGGTAAAAGACGATATAATGGCAGGAACCACCAAGATGCTTTACGTGGCTCCCGAGTCGCTCACCAAGGAGGAGAATGTTCAATTCCTCCGTCAGGTAAAAATATCGTTCTATGCCATTGACGAGGCTCACTGTATCTCGGAATGGGGGCACGATTTTAGACCAGAATACCGCCGTATTCGTCCCATTATTAACGAGATAGGCCAAGCCCCATTAATTGCCCTAACTGCCACAGCAACACCAAAGGTTCAGCACGATATTCAAAAGAACCTGGGCATGCTGAATGCCACGGTTTTCAAATCGTCGTTCAACAGGCCAAACCTGTACTATGAGGTACGCCCCAAGGTTAACGCCGTTAAGGAGATAATCAAGTACATCAAGAATAACCCAGGAAAATCGGGTATTATATACTGCCTTAGCCGCAAAAAGGTTGAGGAGATGGCTGAGGTGCTCAAGGTTAACGGTATAAAGGCACTCCCCTACCATGCCGGTATGGATGCCAGCACCCGTTCCGAGAACCAGGATAAATTCCTGATGGAAGAGGTTGATGTTATTGTGGCTACCATTGCCTTTGGAATGGGTATCGATAAGCCAGATGTTCGATTTGTTATCCACTACGATATACCCAAAAGCCTTGAGGGTTACTACCAGGAAACCGGCCGCGCCGGTCGCGACGGCGGCGAGGGACAATGTATCACCTTTTACAGCTACAAGGATATCCAGAAGCTGGAAAAGTTCATGCAGGGTAAACCGGTATCGGAACAGGAAATAGGCAAACAGCTACTGCTCGAAACCGTATCGTACGCCGAGTCGTCGATGTGTCGCCGCAAAACCTTGCTAAACTACTTTGGCGAGGAGTTCACTGAGGATAATTGCAACTCATGCGATAACTGCCTTAACCCCAAAACCCAGTTCGATGGGCAGGATGAGCTTCAAATGGTTCTGGAAACCATACTTGCCGTTAACCAAAAGTTCAAGGCTGACCATATAGTAAACATCCTTACCGGGAATGTTACCGCTGCCGTTAAATCGTATAAGCATAACCAGCTCGACACCTTTGGCGAAGGGACTGACAAAGACCCCATGTTCTGGAACTCCATAATCCGCCAAGCCTTGGTAATGAAATACATCGATAAGGACATTGAGAACTACGGTTTGCTAATGGTTACCCAAAAGGGTAAGGATTTCCTTGAGAAACCTCAGGAGGTAATGTTTACCCTTGACCAACGCTACGAGGAAGGCGACGACGACGAGGCCATTGGGCTATCGCCCGACAAGGCTGGAGGTGGAGCCGCCGACGATGAGCTGCTGAACATGCTCAAGGAGCTCCGCAAGAAAATGGCCAAGAAGCTAAACCTTCCGCCATTCGTAATTTTCCAAGACCCTTCGCTGGAGGATATGGCTATTCAATACCCAATTACAATTGATGAACTACAGAACATATCGGGTGTTGGAGCGGGTAAAGCGCGACGTTTCGGTAAGGAATTTGTTGAGCTTATTAAGGCATACGTTGAGGAAAAGGAAATTATCCGTCCTCAGGATATGGTTGTAAAATCGGTGGCAAACAAATCGCTCCTGAAGGTATTCATCATCCAAAGCATCGACCGCAAAATGGATTTTGAGGATATTGCTGAGGCTAAGAACCTAGAGATGGACGAACTGCTCACTGAGATTGAGGCCATTGTAAATTCCGGAACACGCATCAATATCGACTACTACATCAACAAAGTAATTGACGAGGATAAGCAGGAGGAGATTTTCGACTACTTCCGTAACGAGGCTCAGACCGAAAGTATTGAGGAAGCAATGGCTGCCCTTGGCGATGATGACATCACCGAGGAGGAAATCCGGTTGATGCGTATCAAGTTCATGTCGGAAATGGGTAACTAA
- a CDS encoding KpsF/GutQ family sugar-phosphate isomerase, whose protein sequence is MNSQIKSLAVETIKSEAAAIEKLAEYIDDNFEQTVNEIFNGKGRVIVTGIGKSAIIASKIVATLNSTGTPAIFMHAADAIHGDLGIIQPDDIIICLSKSGNTPEIKVLVPLIKNLGNKVVAIVSNTDSYLAQKADYVLRATVEREACPNNLAPTSSTTAQLVIGDALAVCLLKLRGFTPADFARFHPGGSLGKKLYMRVSDIFSQNNVPRVHPNDPIPSVIIEISSKRLGATAVLDDNEKLMGIITDGDLRRMLQNNATIEGLTAKDIMSRTPKTIDPHELAINAFHLMEQHKITQLLVMENDRYLGVIHIHDILREGIV, encoded by the coding sequence ATGAACTCACAAATAAAAAGTCTGGCTGTTGAAACCATTAAGTCCGAAGCTGCTGCTATTGAGAAACTTGCAGAGTACATTGACGATAACTTTGAGCAAACGGTTAACGAAATATTTAACGGAAAAGGTAGGGTTATTGTTACCGGTATAGGCAAAAGCGCCATAATAGCAAGCAAAATAGTTGCGACCCTTAACTCTACTGGCACTCCGGCCATTTTCATGCATGCTGCCGATGCCATCCATGGCGATTTAGGAATTATCCAACCCGACGATATTATCATTTGCCTGTCAAAGAGTGGAAACACCCCAGAAATCAAAGTACTTGTACCTTTAATAAAGAATTTAGGGAATAAAGTAGTTGCCATTGTTTCAAATACAGATTCGTATTTGGCCCAAAAGGCCGACTATGTTTTGCGGGCAACCGTAGAGCGCGAAGCCTGCCCCAATAACCTTGCTCCCACATCGAGCACCACTGCTCAGCTGGTAATTGGCGATGCTTTGGCTGTATGCCTTTTAAAGCTACGTGGTTTTACTCCTGCCGATTTTGCCCGTTTTCATCCCGGAGGCTCGCTTGGGAAAAAGCTTTACATGAGGGTTTCCGACATCTTCTCGCAGAATAATGTGCCGAGGGTTCACCCAAACGACCCAATACCTTCAGTTATTATTGAAATTTCGTCGAAAAGACTTGGCGCTACAGCTGTACTGGACGATAACGAAAAGCTCATGGGTATAATAACCGATGGCGACCTGCGTCGTATGCTCCAGAACAACGCTACCATTGAGGGGCTAACCGCCAAGGATATTATGTCCAGAACGCCCAAAACTATCGACCCGCATGAGTTGGCCATTAATGCCTTCCACCTGATGGAGCAGCACAAAATAACCCAGCTTTTAGTAATGGAGAATGATAGATACTTGGGAGTTATTCACATTCACGATATACTGCGCGAGGGTATAGTTTAA
- the tatC gene encoding twin-arginine translocase subunit TatC yields MKSRSEMTILEHLAELRLVLLKVVVAVVLASVVAFLFGDKLLELLTQVSDPNFITNQWLCKLSSILNSPDLCINSHRLSFTNIELAGQFTLHIRLAIFGGAILTAPYSVTAIARFILPALKDKERKISIKFLIYSIVLFITGVAFGYFIIAPIAVHFLANYSLSESIANQITVQSFIRTVTQTVFAMGLSFELPLVVFYLTKWHIIEIEVLKRNRLIAIVVLLSLAAIITPPDVFSMIIVAVPLWLLYEVSIFATKWAKTKD; encoded by the coding sequence ATGAAAAGCAGGTCGGAGATGACCATTCTTGAGCACCTGGCGGAACTACGATTGGTTTTGCTTAAAGTAGTTGTGGCTGTGGTGCTGGCAAGTGTGGTTGCCTTTCTTTTTGGCGATAAACTTCTTGAGCTACTTACGCAGGTTAGTGACCCCAACTTTATCACAAACCAATGGTTATGCAAACTGTCTAGCATTCTAAACTCACCCGATTTGTGCATCAATAGCCATAGGCTAAGTTTTACCAACATTGAACTGGCCGGACAATTTACTCTGCATATCAGGCTGGCTATTTTTGGAGGAGCAATACTTACTGCACCTTATAGCGTAACAGCCATTGCAAGGTTTATTCTACCTGCCTTAAAGGATAAGGAACGAAAGATTTCCATAAAATTTTTAATATACAGCATAGTTCTTTTCATTACTGGTGTGGCATTTGGCTACTTTATTATAGCACCCATAGCCGTTCATTTCCTGGCAAATTACAGCTTGAGCGAATCAATTGCGAACCAAATAACCGTTCAATCGTTCATTAGAACAGTTACGCAAACTGTTTTTGCAATGGGGTTAAGTTTTGAATTGCCTTTAGTAGTTTTCTACCTGACTAAATGGCATATAATTGAGATTGAAGTTTTAAAGCGAAACAGGCTCATAGCTATTGTTGTGTTACTTTCATTGGCTGCCATTATTACACCGCCCGATGTATTTAGTATGATAATTGTAGCTGTGCCGCTATGGTTGCTTTACGAGGTAAGCATTTTTGCTACAAAATGGGCTAAAACTAAGGATTAG
- a CDS encoding DUF5686 and carboxypeptidase-like regulatory domain-containing protein — MKRLLTVLFIAFFCSNFALGQGQITKIRGKVFDAQTNEPLPYVNVTFKNTTQGTITSEKGEFFLESRTATDTLIVSFVGYKPAMLRVKKGVYQEVSVNLEPEAIELEAVVVKPGESQANRIIRNIIANKDKNNPANFSYSCKNYNKIQVDINNIDEDIKKRKVFNQFQFIWDYVDTNAVTGKTYLPIFITESLSDYYYRANPKMEKEIIRATKMSGVNNESVAQFTGKIYQSVNIYDNYINIFDQGLVSPISNSGMLFYKYILLDSMYIDNRWCYQISFRPRRKMEPTFTGDFWVNDSTWAIVKAQIRLSDMVNLNFVNDMVATAEFMPLNDTLWFPKQMTLFVDFNLTDKTTGFFGHKTISYSDVKLNADFPTEVAEMPTNLKVEEGALDQKDEFWDQARPFELTPREAGIYQMVDSIQQVPMYKTFIDIIDMFVNYYYTVGYWEIGPYYQTYSFNEIEGNRFKVSGRTSNKFSKKIMFDAFLAYGDKDERFKWGVGSLYMINKNPREAVGVSYRSDIEQLGQSPYALTEDNILTSFLRRNPNNKLTLVKDFTAYYEKEWFVGLSNKLTFSHRTIYPTEFIPFTPVLGGNDLKSITNATFTLNTRWIKDERYVSGEFEKVSLGSNWPEVNFDITRSIKGFAGSDYDFWKLHLNYYHKFNVNPIGYARFILDAGKIFGKVPYPLLQLHEGNETYAFDRYAFNMMNYYEFASDQYVSLYYEHHFQGIFLNHFPILRRLKWREVATAKYLIGSISNQNMQVLQFPAGLGEVSKPYMEVSVGVENIFKVIRVDALWRLTHLDNPNIQPFGVRVGLQIIF; from the coding sequence ATGAAACGCCTTTTAACAGTATTATTTATAGCATTTTTTTGCTCTAATTTTGCTCTCGGTCAAGGTCAAATAACCAAGATTAGAGGCAAGGTTTTTGATGCTCAAACTAACGAGCCTTTGCCATACGTTAATGTTACATTCAAGAACACCACCCAGGGTACCATTACATCCGAAAAAGGCGAATTTTTTCTTGAGTCGCGCACAGCAACCGATACACTTATAGTTTCTTTTGTGGGTTATAAACCCGCAATGCTTAGGGTTAAAAAGGGTGTTTACCAGGAGGTATCGGTAAACCTGGAGCCAGAAGCCATTGAGCTTGAGGCAGTGGTAGTTAAACCGGGCGAGAGCCAGGCAAATCGCATTATCCGGAATATCATCGCGAACAAGGATAAAAACAATCCTGCAAATTTTAGCTATAGCTGTAAAAACTATAATAAGATTCAGGTTGATATCAATAATATTGATGAGGATATTAAGAAACGCAAGGTATTTAACCAGTTTCAGTTTATATGGGACTATGTTGATACCAATGCGGTAACCGGTAAAACTTACCTGCCAATATTCATTACCGAGTCGTTATCGGATTACTACTACCGCGCTAATCCAAAGATGGAAAAGGAAATCATCAGGGCTACTAAAATGTCGGGTGTTAACAACGAGAGCGTAGCGCAGTTTACAGGCAAAATATACCAAAGCGTTAATATTTACGATAACTACATCAACATTTTTGACCAGGGGCTGGTGAGCCCTATTTCAAACTCTGGGATGCTTTTCTATAAGTACATTCTGCTGGACAGCATGTATATTGATAACCGTTGGTGCTACCAGATTTCGTTCCGTCCCCGCCGCAAAATGGAACCAACCTTTACGGGCGATTTCTGGGTAAACGATAGCACATGGGCTATTGTTAAAGCCCAGATTAGGTTATCGGATATGGTGAACCTGAACTTTGTGAACGATATGGTGGCTACTGCTGAGTTCATGCCGCTTAACGATACCCTTTGGTTCCCAAAGCAAATGACCCTTTTTGTCGATTTCAACCTAACCGATAAAACAACCGGTTTCTTTGGCCATAAAACAATATCGTACAGCGATGTTAAGCTAAATGCAGACTTTCCCACGGAAGTTGCTGAAATGCCCACCAACCTGAAAGTAGAGGAGGGGGCGCTTGACCAGAAGGACGAGTTTTGGGATCAGGCTCGCCCGTTTGAGCTTACCCCACGCGAGGCAGGAATTTACCAAATGGTCGATTCCATACAGCAGGTTCCAATGTACAAAACATTTATCGACATTATCGATATGTTTGTAAACTACTACTATACGGTTGGTTACTGGGAAATAGGGCCATACTACCAAACCTATAGCTTCAACGAGATTGAAGGGAACCGGTTTAAGGTTTCGGGCCGAACAAGCAATAAGTTTAGTAAAAAGATTATGTTCGATGCCTTTTTGGCATACGGCGATAAGGATGAGCGCTTTAAGTGGGGGGTGGGCTCACTTTACATGATTAATAAAAACCCACGTGAAGCAGTTGGTGTAAGCTACAGAAGCGATATTGAACAGCTGGGGCAAAGCCCCTATGCGCTCACGGAGGATAACATTCTTACGTCATTCCTAAGGCGAAACCCTAACAATAAGCTGACCCTTGTAAAGGACTTTACGGCTTACTATGAGAAAGAGTGGTTTGTTGGCCTATCCAATAAGCTCACTTTTAGCCACCGTACCATTTACCCCACTGAGTTTATACCGTTCACGCCTGTTTTAGGAGGTAACGATTTAAAAAGCATTACCAATGCCACATTCACCCTAAATACCCGTTGGATTAAAGATGAACGCTATGTTTCGGGCGAGTTTGAGAAAGTTAGCCTTGGCAGCAATTGGCCGGAAGTGAACTTTGATATAACCAGGTCAATTAAAGGTTTTGCCGGATCCGACTACGATTTCTGGAAGTTGCACTTGAACTACTACCATAAATTCAATGTCAACCCCATTGGATATGCCCGATTTATTCTTGATGCAGGCAAAATTTTCGGGAAAGTACCTTACCCTCTGCTTCAGCTTCATGAGGGTAACGAGACCTATGCATTTGACCGGTATGCCTTTAACATGATGAACTACTACGAGTTTGCTTCCGACCAGTATGTAAGCCTTTACTATGAGCACCATTTTCAGGGGATATTCCTTAACCATTTCCCGATACTCCGGAGGTTAAAATGGCGCGAGGTGGCTACTGCCAAGTACTTGATTGGGAGCATTAGCAACCAGAACATGCAGGTTCTTCAATTCCCGGCAGGCTTGGGTGAGGTTTCAAAACCTTACATGGAGGTAAGTGTGGGTGTTGAAAATATTTTCAAGGTAATACGGGTCGACGCCCTTTGGCGCCTTACCCATTTGGATAATCCAAATATCCAGCCCTTTGGGGTTCGGGTAGGTTTGCAAATCATCTTCTAA
- a CDS encoding MalY/PatB family protein, whose amino-acid sequence MAFDFNRFISRENTSCVKYDLRQAIFGNPDVIPMWVADMDIPTPDFIIDAIRERLNHPVLGYTFRDTEYHNAIAWWYKHRHSWDLKAEWIDFCPGVVSGLSHAIRAFTSPGDKVIIQPPVYRPFFTTVTGNGRELAFNPLVENDSEYTFNYDLLEKQASQGAKMLILSNPHNPVGKLWSKEELLKLGEICIKHNLIIVSDEIHSDLVFDGKKHFSIASLSEQLASITVTFASMSKNFNLAGLASGFVIIPNPELKARFAAELEASGAGMGNIFGFETLKAAFTPQGEEWLSGLMQHLNSNWELLSEGLAKYGRVKIRKPDATYLVWADFRNTNLTDDQLNRLLVHEAGLGFSPGTEYGAEGKGFQRINIACPNQTIELALKRLAKIARYIE is encoded by the coding sequence ATGGCTTTTGATTTCAATCGGTTCATCAGCAGGGAAAACACATCGTGTGTGAAGTACGATTTAAGGCAGGCTATTTTTGGAAACCCCGACGTTATACCCATGTGGGTAGCCGATATGGATATTCCAACCCCTGATTTTATTATTGATGCTATCCGCGAAAGGTTAAACCATCCTGTTTTGGGTTACACCTTCCGCGATACCGAATACCATAATGCAATAGCTTGGTGGTATAAGCATCGCCACAGCTGGGATTTAAAAGCGGAATGGATTGATTTTTGCCCCGGTGTGGTTTCAGGATTAAGTCACGCTATAAGGGCGTTCACAAGCCCAGGCGATAAAGTAATCATTCAGCCACCGGTTTATCGTCCATTTTTTACAACCGTAACAGGTAATGGAAGGGAACTTGCTTTCAACCCCTTGGTTGAGAACGATAGTGAATACACCTTCAATTACGATTTGCTTGAAAAGCAAGCCTCACAGGGTGCCAAGATGCTAATCCTATCCAATCCCCATAACCCGGTTGGAAAGCTTTGGAGCAAGGAGGAACTCCTCAAACTTGGTGAAATCTGTATCAAGCACAACCTGATTATTGTATCGGACGAGATACACTCCGATTTGGTTTTTGATGGTAAAAAGCATTTCTCAATCGCTTCGTTATCGGAGCAGCTTGCCAGCATTACTGTTACGTTTGCATCAATGAGCAAAAATTTTAACCTTGCAGGGCTAGCCAGCGGCTTTGTTATTATTCCTAACCCTGAGCTCAAGGCAAGGTTTGCAGCTGAGCTGGAGGCAAGCGGAGCAGGTATGGGAAATATTTTTGGGTTTGAGACATTAAAAGCGGCATTTACACCGCAAGGAGAGGAGTGGCTAAGCGGACTCATGCAACATCTCAACTCAAACTGGGAACTGCTCAGCGAGGGGCTTGCTAAGTATGGCAGGGTTAAGATTCGTAAACCCGATGCCACATACCTTGTTTGGGCCGATTTCCGTAACACCAACCTAACCGATGACCAGCTAAATAGGCTTTTAGTACATGAGGCCGGGTTGGGTTTTAGCCCGGGAACTGAGTATGGTGCGGAGGGAAAGGGCTT